A single Oncorhynchus kisutch isolate 150728-3 linkage group LG19, Okis_V2, whole genome shotgun sequence DNA region contains:
- the gask1b gene encoding Golgi-associated kinase 1B, whose amino-acid sequence METLIRPGDIKKSLILWSCSSFLRISNCVRRYPPSKRNLIIVGACCVYLFFVVSQVGHSLLHQDRRLGRHGYKKSLVLYTLRFDDDSPSETADSPTGANDDSLLPSVVPTRSNVVYITLKSRRIKPSIMRGTVRPKLRRKARRTKPNEGFTQNKIGTLKREEWRQKRTNRIDITWKQMNTINHATRDVSSNLKMQTEPHVSSIRIYSERAPPWFSKEDISAMRFLADGKVSRIHEVSNKEFIPLLLFESTSYLSLIHSDKHNDFKDHKVCIGQCGIIKSPVDTSEVFAFHLDRVLGLNRSVAAVSRKFPFVQDGQPCPVVLWDGFPSPGDNAEGQSTVRMTWGEYQSSLKQRCWNRNVTPKPNSGCSSIHHYEWSKLALFDFLLQIYSRLDRNCCGFRPRQEDVCVEQGHHLECGDMDSLTLANIIHRGHDPRHLVFTENKGFFDRDEDNLDYRLLEGIKELPEQAVAVLMSQKLREKLLQSLFLDQLYWESQGGRQGIEKLIDVIERRAQVLLTYINSHGIKVVPMNV is encoded by the exons ATGGAGACGTTAATACGTCCTGGAGACATCAAAAAGTCTCTCATTCTTTGGTCGTGTTCGTCTTTTCTGAGGATATCTAACTGCGTTCGGAGGTATCCCCCGTCGAAAAGGAATTTGATCATCGTGGGTGCATGTTGTGTGTACCTGTTTTTCGTAGTTTCCCAGGTTGGACATTCGTTGCTGCACCAGGATAGACGATTGGGCAGACACGGGTACAAGAAGAGTTTGGTACTATACACTCTGAGGTTCGATGATGATAGCCCGTCGGAAACAGCCGACTCACCAACCGGTGCTAACGACGACTCTTTATTACCCTCAGTGGTTCCAACGCGGTCCAATGTGGTGTACATAACACTAAAGTCAAGGCGCATTAAACCATCTATTATGAGGGGAACAGTGAGACCGAAACTAAGGAGAAAAGCGAGGAGAACCAAACCCAATGAGGGATTTACGCAAAATAAAATTGGCACATTgaagagggaggaatggagacaAAAGCGCACTAACCGAATCGACATAACTTGGAAACAAATGAACACCATAAATCATGCAACACGAGATGTAAGCTCGAATTTAAAGATGCAAACAGAACCTCACGTCAGTTCTATCCGAATATACAGTGAGAGGGCACCGCCGTGGTTCAGCAAAGAGGACATTAGTGCCATGCGCTTTCTTGCTGATGGTAAAGTTTCGCGTATTCATGAAGTGTCCAATAAGGAATTTATCCCCCTCTTGCTGTTTGAAAGCACATCATATTTGTCCTTGATCCATTCTGACAAACATAACGATTTCAAGGACCATAAAGTGTGTATAGGACAATGTGGAATTATCAAAAGTCCAGTGGACACGAGCGAGGTTTTCGCTTTCCATTTGGATAGGGTCTTGGGACTGAACCGGAGCGTTGCCGCTGTCAGCAGGAAGTTTCCGTTTGTACAAG ATGGCCAGCCTTGCCCCGTGGTGCTGTGGGATGGTTTTCCCTCTCCAGGGGACAATGCAGAGGGCCAGTCCACTGTGAGGATGACATGGGGGGAGTACCAGAGCTCCCTCAAACAGAGGTGCTGGAACAGGAACGTCACGCCCAAGCCTAACTCTGGCTGCTCCAGCATTCACCATTATGAGTGGAGCAAACTAGCCCTGTTTGATTTCCTGTTGCAG ATATACAGCCGATTGGACCGGAACTGCTGTGGGTTCAGGCCTCGTCAGGAGGACGTGTGTGTGGAGCAGGGCCACCACCTGGAATGTGGGGACATGGACAGTTTGACGCTGGCCAACATCATCCACAGGGGTCACGACCCCAGGCACTTGGTCTTCACTGAAAACAAGGGCTTTTTCGACCGCGACGAGGACAACTTGGACTACAGACTACTGGAGGGAATCAAGGA GCTTCCAGAACAGGCAGTGGCCGTGTTGATGAGCCAGAAGCTGAGGGAGAAGCTCCTCCAGTCACTGTTCCTGGATCAGCTGTACTGGGAGAGCCAGGGAGGACGGCAGGGCATCGAGAAGCTCATCGACGTCATTGAGAGACGGGCCCAGGTTCTCCTAACATACATCAATTCCCACGGCATCAAAGTGGTGCCCATGAATGTATGA
- the LOC109864917 gene encoding RING-box protein 1-like: MDRMAAVMDVDTPSTMNSRASKKRFEVKKWNEVALWARDIVVDNCAICSNHTMYLCIEYQASATSEESTVAWGVCNHAFHFHCISRWLKTRQVCPLDNREWEFQKYGH, from the coding sequence ATGGATAGAATGGCGGCAGTAATGGATGTTGATACCCCAAGCACCATGAATAGTAGAGCAAGCAAGAAACGTTTTGAAGTGAAGAAGTGGAATGAAGTGGCACTTTGGGCCCGGGACATTGTGGTGGACAACTGTGCCATCTGTAGCAATCACACGATGTATCTATGCATAGAGTACCAGGCCTCTGCCACGTCAGAGGAGTCCACCGTAGCCTGGGGAGTCTGCAATCATGCATTCCATTTCCACTGTATCTCCCGTTGGTTGAAGACCAGGCAGGTGTGCCCCCTAGACAACAGGGAGTGGGAGTTTCAGAAATATGGACACTAG